The genomic segment CCTGAACCTGCCGAGGCAATGAGAGCCCCTGTAGATAAACCGGATTTTCCCGGGTCTCATTGATCGCATGGGCAATGGAGGGATTATGGGCCCAGAGTCGAACGCGATGACCGTTTGTCGCCAGCACGAAAGCCAGCGCCGTTCCCCAACTCCCTGCACCGATGATCGCCACCGGGGTCATCGCGTTCCTTCTTCCTCCACGATAGTCTCGTTCCGTCACGAGCGCACGCTCACGCGAGAACCAAACTTGTGCTCGCTCCCTTGAAGCAATCTGCGGATATTCTCCCGATGCCTGGCGATAATGAGCGCGCTGCCGAGGGTGACCGCGACCAGTCCCGGCAGAATGTCGGCAGTTTCCCGATGGAAGAAGTTACTCTCGACGATCCAGATCAATAGCGGAGCTGATGCGGCGGCTGTGATGGAACCCAGCGAGACGTATCGTTTCCAGCCGACCATGACAACCCACACGGCCAGAGCGCACGCCATCGCAAGGGGGGAGATGACGAGGAAAGCTCCGAATCCGGTGGCGACCCCCTTGCCCCCGCGCCCTTTCAGCCAGATGGGGAAAACATGGCCGACAATAGTCATCA from the Blastocatellia bacterium genome contains:
- the plsY gene encoding glycerol-3-phosphate 1-O-acyltransferase PlsY, producing the protein AYGLGSIPFGFLLVKYVLARGVDIRTVGSGNVGATNVSRVAGLSGGLLTLLLDAGKGAAGVILAGHLTDQESEWMGVAAMMTIVGHVFPIWLKGRGGKGVATGFGAFLVISPLAMACALAVWVVMVGWKRYVSLGSITAAASAPLLIWIVESNFFHRETADILPGLVAVTLGSALIIARHRENIRRLLQGSEHKFGSRVSVRS